A window of uncultured Methanoregula sp. genomic DNA:
GGTGCCCGGACTGCACCAGGCATCGCGCGAGAGTGCCGGCAATAAATGTCTTGCCAACACCGCCTTTCCCCGAGATCGCGATCTTCATCTTCAGCTCCGGTTACTATGACGTTATCCGTTCCGGTTGAAAGAATATTGGGATGTGCCAGAGGAAAATGTTTCAATAAAAACCTGAAACAAAAAACCAGTTGCACAGGAAAAATCATTGTTTCTTTTTGAAACTCAAAATTTTAAGAAAATCCGCAGACGGACATTTCTTCTTTGCAGCCTCTGCCTTTTCAGGAGAATCCACAATGCAATAATCCCCCGGCTCCTGCTTTTTTGTGCAGGCTGCCTGGCCGGACTCCTGCCCTTTTGTCGGCTGGGAGCCGGACAGGTTCTTGCAGATATAGGAAAAATCCACCATAACGATTCGCACCTGCATATGCATCATGACATAATAAAATGTCTTTGCCAACAAGATATGCCGGGCAGGATTATGAGAAAAAACGATACATTATGTGGGATAATCGCCCAATAGTATCACGACACGCTCGCAAAAGAGGGTATTTTTCCATGCTTGATATCAGGTTTGTACGGGCCAGCCCGGAGATCGTGAAAGCCGATCTCCGCAAAAGAAACGATCCTGAAAAAATCGGGTGGGTTGACGACCTGCTCAAAAAGGATGCCCGTTCCCGGGAACTCAAAGTCGAGACCGATCTGCTCCGGCAGCGCCGCAACACGATAGCCCGCGAGATCAATGCGGCAAAGAAAGCAGGGCAGGATGCAGCCCCGCTCATGGCGGAAGCTGCCGCCCTTCCCCAGAAGATCAAAGATTGCGATGCCGAGCAGGAAGAGATCCGGACCACTATCAAATCCTATCTCATGCGCCTCCCCAACATCCTGCACGAGAGCGTCCCGGTTGGAAAAGACGATTCGGAGAATGCCGAGATAAAGCGGATCGGAACTCCGAGAACCTTCGACTTCGAGATAAAAAACCATGGCCAGCTGGCATCCGAACAGGGCTGGGCCGATTTCGAACGGGCAACAAAGACAAGCGGCGCCGGGTTCTACTTCCTCAAGGGCAACCTAGTTCTTCTGGACATGGCGCTCCAGCGCTATGCCATAGACCTGCTGGTGAGGAAAGGATTCACACCGGTGATCCCGCCCTACATGATCAACCGGACTTCCTATGAAGGCGTAACCGATCTCGGCGATTTCGAAAAAGTCATGTACAAGATCGACGGGGACGACGCCTACCTGATAGCAACGAGCGAGCACCCGATCGGCGCAATGTACCAGGATGAAATTTTCGAGGAGAAAGACCTGCCCCTCAGACTTGCAGGAATCTCCCCCTGTTTCCGCAGGGAGATCGGCGCGCACGGGCTCGATACGAAAGGGCTTTTCCGGGTCCACCAGTTCACGAAAGTTGAGCAGTTCGTGTACTGCATGCCACAGGATTCCTGGCAGATCCACGAGGAACTTCTCGCAAATGCCGAAGAGATCTTCCAGGGCCTCGGCCTTCCCTACCGGGTAGTCAATATCTGTACCGGGGATATCGGTACCGTTGCTGCCAAGAAGTACGATATCGAGGCCTGGATGCCGCGGGAAGAGGCATACAAAGAAGTGGTCTCGTGCAGCAACTGCACAACCTACC
This region includes:
- the serS gene encoding serine--tRNA ligase, with protein sequence MLDIRFVRASPEIVKADLRKRNDPEKIGWVDDLLKKDARSRELKVETDLLRQRRNTIAREINAAKKAGQDAAPLMAEAAALPQKIKDCDAEQEEIRTTIKSYLMRLPNILHESVPVGKDDSENAEIKRIGTPRTFDFEIKNHGQLASEQGWADFERATKTSGAGFYFLKGNLVLLDMALQRYAIDLLVRKGFTPVIPPYMINRTSYEGVTDLGDFEKVMYKIDGDDAYLIATSEHPIGAMYQDEIFEEKDLPLRLAGISPCFRREIGAHGLDTKGLFRVHQFTKVEQFVYCMPQDSWQIHEELLANAEEIFQGLGLPYRVVNICTGDIGTVAAKKYDIEAWMPREEAYKEVVSCSNCTTYQAVRLNIKVRDKSDFESKQHLHTLNSTAIATSRVIRAILENFQNADGTVDVPEVLVPYMNGQKTL